One part of the Humulus lupulus chromosome 9, drHumLupu1.1, whole genome shotgun sequence genome encodes these proteins:
- the LOC133802069 gene encoding F-box protein SKIP19-like, whose amino-acid sequence MASSSTEPSLPKEIRNWLELPRDVTASILSRLGTIETMKSGQMVCKSWFDICKDPLMWRIIDMRNRGDRDLGFDLEKMCRNVVDRSCGQLVDINIEHFGDDELLQHITASSSRIKRLRFACWYYVSDEGLVEAIEKLPLLEELDLTHCKFSEGFIEALGRSCPHFKTLKLNTQAYKFSDMDPDEEHDFNMDVIAIGKNLPGLRHLQLIGSWMTNMGLEAILDGCRNLESLDLRRCLNINLKGSLGKRCAEQIKLLRLPYDSLKDYGYIADPDPGFFGEDEDFPFSDHEYFFGDHLELEDDIYDHYDYAYSSEDFDYDDFTAFNEFVSFKDDYDFF is encoded by the exons ATGGCGTCTTCTTCGACTGAGCCTTCTCTGCCCAAAGAAATACGGAACTGGCTTGAATTGCCCCGCGACGTGACGGCGTCGATTCTTTCTCGTCTGGGCACCATCGAAACCATGAAGAGTGGTCAGATGGTTTGCAAGTCGTGGTTTGATATCTGCAAGGACCCTCTCATGTGGCGAATCATTGACATGCGGAACAGAGGCGATCGTGATTTGGGCTTCGACTTGGAAAAGATGTGCCGCAACGTTGTTGACCGGAGTTGTGGCCAACTCGTCGATATCAACATCGAGCACTTTGGAGACGATGAACTACTTCAGCATATCACTGCTAG TTCAAGTCGGATCAAACGCCTTCGATTTGCTTGTTGGTATTATGTTTCAGATGAGGGATTGGTTGAAGCTATTGAAAAGCTTCCACTGTTGGAGGAGCTTGATCTGACACATTGCAAATTCTCGGAAGGTTTTATTGAAGCATTGGGGCGCAGTTGCCCTCATTTTAAAACATTGAAATTGAACACTCAAGCATATAAATTCTCAGACATGGATCCTGATGAGGAGCATGATTTTAATATGGATGTGATTGCCATTGGTAAAAACTTGCCAGGATTACGTCACCTGCAGCTTATTGGAAGCTGGATGACTAACATGGGCTTGGAAGCCATTCTTGATGGTTGTCGTAATCTCGAGTCACTTGACCTGCGCCGATGTCTCAATATTAATTTAAAAGGAAGTTTGGGGAAAAGATGTGCTGAGCAGATTAAGCTTTTACGTCTACCTTATGATTCACTCAAGGACTATGGATATATTGCTGATCCTGATCCGGGTTTTTTTGGGGAAGACGAAGATTTTCCCTTTTCTGATCATGAGTACTTTTTTGGTGATCATCTTGAACTTGAAGACGACATTTATGATCACTATGATTATGCATACTCAAGTGAGGACTTCGACTATGATGATTTTACGGCATTTAATGAATTTGTGTCCTTTAAAGatgattatgattttttttaa
- the LOC133802070 gene encoding F-box protein SKIP19-like has protein sequence MASSSTEPSPPKEVRNWLEFPRDVTASILSRLGAIEIMTSGQMVCKSWLDICKDPLMWRTIDMRNNGDRDFGLDLEKMCRDVVDRSCGQLVDINIEQFGSDELVRHITSSSSQIKRLRLACCYDVSDEGLIEAIEKLPLLEELDLTLCSFSENFIEALGNCCPHFRTLKLNSQAHKLPDMDPDEEKDFNEDVIAIGKYLPGLRHLQLIGSSMTNMGLQAILDGCPNLESLDLRQCLNINLKENLGKRCAEQIKLIRLPYDPLKDYGYIADYSEVFFGEDDDFPFADHESFLSNLLELEDEIGDDFDYGYSDEDGFSDYDDFTAINYDDGFL, from the exons ATGGCGTCTTCCTCGACTGAGCCTTCTCCGCCGAAAGAAGTGCGGAATTGGCTGGAATTTCCGCGCGACGTGACAGCGTCGATTCTTTCTCGTCTGGGCGCAATTGAAATCATGACCAGTGGTCAGATGGTTTGCAAGTCGTGGCTCGATATCTGCAAGGACCCTCTCATGTGGCGAACCATTGACATGCGGAACAACGGCGATCGTGATTTCGGCTTGGACTTGGAAAAGATGTGCCGCGACGTTGTCGACCGGAGTTGTGGTCAACTCGTTGATATCAATATTGAGCAATTTGGATCCGATGAACTGGTTCGGCATATCACTTCTAG TTCAAGTCAGATCAAACGTCTTCGACTTGCTTGTTGCTATGATGTTTCAGATGAGGGATTGATTGAAGCTATTGAAAAGCTTCCACTATTGGAGGAGCTTGATCTGACACTATGCtcattttcagaaaattttatCGAAGCATTGGGCAACTGTTGCCCTCATTTTAGAACATTGAAATTGAATTCCCAAGCTCATAAACTCCCAGACATGGATCCTGATGAGGAGAAGGATTTTAATGAGGATGTGATTGCCATTGGTAAATACTTGCCAGGATTGCGCCACCTGCAGCTTATTGGAAGCTCGATGACTAACATGGGCTTACAAGCCATTCTTGATGGTTGTCCTAATCTCGAGTCACTTGACCTGCGCCAGTGTCTCAAtattaatttgaaagaaaatttgGGGAAAAGGTGTGCAGAGCAGATTAAACTTATACGGCTACCTTATGATCCGCTCAAGGACTATGGATATATTGCTGATTATAGTGAGGTGTTTTTTGGGGAAGACGATGATTTTCCCTTTGCTGATCACGAGTCCTTTTTGAGTAATCTTCTTGAACTTGAAGATGAGATAGGTGATGACTTTGATTATGGATACTCAGATGAGGATGGTTTCTCCGACTATGATGATTTTACAGCCATTAACTATGATGATGGGTTCTTATAA
- the LOC133799475 gene encoding uncharacterized protein LOC133799475: MDSVNVFDIYSTPEAAATPSSKKKTSKRHHGESSKVPQAKKPRNAGPPEDRTSATTTPSSPRKQQIPPTIAGPTPPPAAPTDQTQQGDLASTGGDITGRAFKLVKERVAKIVKHDRWREAMAATAAMDVDLILNHALNEFTSAMLTLTVSRIRSGAVTEQARTLEQRHEDELKAAEAKYVEQLAVVLEEKAKMAKELEEKQRSLEKAREQRDQFKESNRFNFRMAQHLEVDLVASRQENTTLEGRIEELEKANASNLERSP, encoded by the exons atggactCCGTAAATGTGTTCGATATTTACAGCACTCCTGAGGCTGCCGCGACTCCCTCGAGCAAAAAGAAGACAAGCAAGAGGCACCACGGGGAAAGCAGCAAAGTGCCTCAGGCGAAGAAGCCTCGCAATGCAGGCCCTCCAGAGGATAGGACCTCTGCCACCACAACTCCATCCTCTCCCCGCAAGCAGCAGATTCCTCCTACTATAGCTGGACCAACTCCACCACCCGCAGCCCCGACCGACCAAACCCAGCAGGGCGATCTTGCTTCAACTGGGGGCGACATAACTGGTCGCGCCTTTAAATTGGTCAAGGAGAGGGTCGCTAAGATTGTGAAGCACGACCGTTGGCGAGAGGCAATGGCTGCGACAGCGGCGATGGATGTTGACCTAATCCTGAACCACGCCCtgaacgagttcaccagt gccatgctgaccctcACTGTCAGCCGTATCCGCTCGGGTGCTGTCACAGAGCAAGCTAGAACTTTGGAGCAACGACACGAGGATGAACTTAAAGCTGCCGAGGCAAAATATGTTGAACAACTGGCAGTGGTGCTTGAGGAAAAGGCTAAaatggctaaggagttggaggagaagcaaaGGTCTCTGGAAAAAGCTCGTGAGCAGAGGGACCAATTTAAGGAGTCTAATCGCTTCAATTTTCGCATGGCCCAACATCTCGAGGTGGACTTGGTTGCGAGCAGGCAGGAGAACACTACCCTGGAGGGCCGGATTGAGGAGTTGGAGAAAGCCAACGCCAGCaacctggaaag aagtccgtga